In the Pseudomonas sp. DTU_2021_1001937_2_SI_NGA_ILE_001 genome, one interval contains:
- a CDS encoding OmpA family protein, with product MKLKNTLGLAIGTIVAATSFGALAQGQGAVEIEGFAKKEYFDSARDFKNDGNLFGGSIGYFLTDDVELRLGYDEVHNVRGDDGKNIKGSNTALDALYHFNNPGDMLRPYVSAGFSDQSIGQTGRGGRNGSTFANIGGGAKLYFTDNFYARAGVEAQYNIDQGDTEWAPSVGIGVNFGGGSKPAAAPAPAPVAEVCSDSDNDGVCDNVDKCPDTPANVTVDADGCPAVAEVVRVELDVKFDFDKSVVKPDSYGDIKNLADFMKQYPQTTTTVEGHTDSVGTDAYNQKLSERRANAVKQVLVNQYGVGANRVQSVGYGESRPVADNATEAGRAVNRRVEAEVEAQAK from the coding sequence ATGAAACTGAAAAACACCTTGGGCTTGGCCATTGGTACTATCGTTGCCGCAACTTCGTTCGGCGCGCTGGCACAAGGCCAAGGCGCAGTCGAAATCGAAGGCTTCGCCAAAAAAGAATATTTCGATAGCGCTCGCGATTTCAAAAACGACGGCAACCTGTTCGGTGGCTCGATCGGTTACTTCCTGACCGACGACGTCGAACTGCGTCTGGGCTACGACGAAGTGCACAACGTCCGTGGCGACGATGGCAAGAACATCAAGGGCTCCAACACTGCCCTGGATGCTCTGTACCACTTCAACAACCCAGGCGACATGCTGCGTCCGTACGTTTCCGCTGGTTTCTCTGACCAGAGCATCGGCCAGACTGGCCGTGGTGGTCGTAACGGCTCCACCTTCGCCAACATCGGCGGCGGTGCCAAGCTGTACTTCACCGACAACTTCTACGCCCGTGCCGGCGTTGAAGCCCAGTACAACATCGACCAGGGTGACACCGAGTGGGCACCTAGCGTCGGTATCGGTGTGAACTTCGGTGGCGGCAGCAAGCCAGCCGCTGCTCCTGCACCCGCTCCAGTCGCTGAAGTCTGCTCCGACAGCGACAACGATGGCGTTTGCGACAACGTTGACAAGTGCCCAGACACCCCAGCCAACGTTACCGTTGACGCTGATGGCTGCCCGGCTGTTGCCGAAGTCGTTCGCGTTGAGCTGGACGTCAAGTTCGACTTCGACAAGTCGGTCGTCAAGCCTGACAGCTACGGCGACATCAAGAACCTGGCTGACTTCATGAAGCAGTACCCACAGACCACCACCACTGTTGAAGGTCACACTGACTCCGTCGGTACTGACGCTTACAACCAGAAGCTGTCCGAGCGTCGTGCTAACGCCGTCAAGCAAGTTCTGGTCAACCAGTACGGTGTAGGCGCTAACCGCGTTCAGTCCGTTGGTTACGGTGAGTCCCGCCCAGTTGCCGACAACGCCACCGAAGCTGGCCGCGCCGTCAACCGTCGCGTAGAAGCCGAAGTAGAAGCCCAGGCCAAGTAA
- the sigX gene encoding RNA polymerase sigma factor SigX has translation MNKPLPLSLRYEPRDLSDEELVARAHDELFHVTRAYEELMRRYQRTLFNVCARYLGNDRDADDVCQEVMLKVLYGLKNFEGKSKFKTWLYSITYNECITQYRKERRKRRLMDALSLDPVEEASEDKTPKTEERGGLDRWLVHVNPIDREILVLRFVAELEFQEIADIMHMGLSATKMRYKRALDKLREKFVGIAET, from the coding sequence TTGAACAAACCCTTACCGCTATCGCTGCGCTACGAACCCCGCGATCTCTCCGATGAGGAGCTGGTCGCGCGCGCGCATGACGAGCTGTTTCACGTGACGCGCGCCTATGAAGAACTCATGCGCCGTTACCAGCGGACACTTTTCAACGTCTGCGCACGATATCTCGGGAACGATCGAGACGCGGACGATGTCTGTCAGGAGGTGATGCTTAAGGTGTTGTATGGCTTGAAAAATTTCGAGGGCAAATCGAAATTCAAGACCTGGCTATACAGCATTACCTATAACGAATGCATCACCCAGTACCGAAAGGAACGGCGAAAGCGTCGCTTGATGGACGCGTTGAGCCTGGACCCCGTCGAGGAGGCGTCGGAAGACAAGACGCCAAAGACCGAAGAGCGGGGCGGGCTTGATCGCTGGCTTGTGCATGTGAACCCGATCGATCGGGAGATTCTGGTGCTGCGTTTTGTCGCAGAACTGGAGTTCCAGGAAATCGCGGACATCATGCACATGGGCTTGAGCGCGACGAAAATGCGCTACAAGCGGGCTTTGGATAAGCTTCGTGAAAAATTTGTTGGGATTGCCGAAACTTAA
- a CDS encoding mechanosensitive ion channel family protein translates to MELDLWTQSLVTAMTALWTKIANFIPNLFGALVVVLLGFVVAKLLDALLSRLLAKLGLDRLMGGTGLTKLIGRAGVKVPISTLIGKIVYWFVLLIFLVSAAESLGLQRVSSTLDMLALYLPKVFGAALVLLVGVLLAQLANGLVRGAAEGVGVDYAAGLGRIAQGLVIIISISVAISQLEVKTDLLNHVIVIVLITVGLAVALALGLGSREIAGQILAGIYVRELYQVGQFVQVGDIEGQIEEIGTVKTTLLTDDGELVSFSNRILLEQRVSSR, encoded by the coding sequence ATGGAATTGGATCTCTGGACCCAGAGCCTCGTGACCGCAATGACCGCGTTGTGGACCAAAATCGCTAACTTCATCCCCAACCTGTTCGGCGCGCTGGTGGTCGTACTGTTGGGCTTCGTGGTTGCCAAGCTGCTCGATGCGCTGCTCTCGCGGCTGCTCGCCAAGCTGGGCCTGGATCGCCTGATGGGCGGCACCGGGCTGACCAAGTTGATCGGTCGCGCCGGGGTCAAGGTGCCGATCTCCACGCTGATCGGCAAGATCGTCTACTGGTTCGTATTGCTGATTTTCCTGGTTTCCGCTGCCGAGTCCCTGGGGCTGCAGCGTGTCTCCTCGACCCTGGACATGCTCGCGCTTTACCTGCCCAAGGTATTCGGCGCCGCGCTGGTGCTGCTGGTCGGTGTCCTGCTGGCGCAACTGGCCAATGGCCTGGTACGTGGCGCGGCAGAAGGTGTGGGCGTCGACTATGCTGCGGGCCTGGGCCGCATCGCCCAGGGCCTGGTCATCATCATCAGTATTTCCGTGGCCATCAGCCAGCTTGAAGTGAAGACCGACCTGCTCAACCACGTGATCGTCATCGTGCTGATCACAGTCGGTCTGGCGGTCGCCCTGGCCTTGGGCCTGGGCAGCCGGGAAATTGCCGGGCAGATCCTGGCGGGTATTTATGTGCGGGAGCTCTATCAGGTCGGCCAGTTCGTTCAGGTCGGCGATATCGAAGGGCAGATCGAGGAAATCGGTACCGTGAAGACCACCTTGCTCACCGACGATGGTGAACTGGTGTCGTTCTCCAACCGCATTCTTCTCGAACAACGAGTAAGCAGCCGTTAA
- a CDS encoding CrfX protein: MHDPFEESLRDMLKASSSARDDDACLGRVLKTANRQVGAGVLFGLLGRWTQAMMIAVNSGSAHVSPVSRRAKPTARPGDKAD, translated from the coding sequence ATGCACGACCCGTTCGAAGAATCACTGCGTGACATGCTCAAGGCCTCGTCCAGCGCACGGGATGACGATGCCTGCCTGGGCCGTGTCCTGAAGACCGCTAACCGTCAGGTCGGTGCCGGTGTGCTGTTCGGCCTGCTGGGCCGCTGGACGCAGGCGATGATGATTGCCGTGAACAGCGGCAGCGCTCACGTTTCCCCGGTTTCGCGTCGCGCCAAACCTACTGCTCGCCCTGGCGATAAGGCTGATTGA
- a CDS encoding zinc transporter ZntB: protein MFDEANAQWGLVHALVLDGKGGARPVARHELTELQLQAQESLWLHWDRGHPQTHAWLRNDSGLSEFSCNLLLEENTRPRLLSLPDHELLLFLRGVNLNPGAEPEDMVSVRIFAAAQRVISLRLRPLRATDELVQQLLDGHGPRTASELILWLSQFLTDKIQDLVTDLSEATDEEEERNDADECYNPDHGRLLQIRRRAASLRRFLAPQRDIFGQLSRSRLPWFVDDDTDYWNELNNSMTRYLEELELTRERVGLLLDAEDRRLSERMNRTMYRFGVITGIFLPMSFLTGLLGINVGGIPGAANPDGFLVACGLIVALAVGQWWLYRRLRWL, encoded by the coding sequence ATGTTCGATGAAGCCAACGCGCAGTGGGGGCTGGTTCACGCCCTGGTTCTGGATGGCAAGGGTGGCGCGCGCCCCGTGGCGCGCCATGAACTGACCGAGCTGCAACTGCAAGCGCAGGAAAGCCTCTGGCTGCATTGGGACCGCGGGCACCCGCAGACCCATGCCTGGTTGCGCAATGACAGCGGCCTTTCCGAGTTCAGCTGCAACCTGCTGCTGGAAGAAAACACCCGGCCACGATTGCTGTCGTTGCCGGACCATGAATTGCTGCTATTCCTGCGCGGCGTCAACCTCAACCCTGGCGCCGAGCCCGAGGACATGGTCTCGGTGCGCATCTTCGCCGCCGCGCAGCGGGTTATTTCCCTGCGCCTGCGGCCCTTGCGGGCCACCGACGAGTTGGTTCAGCAACTGCTCGACGGGCATGGCCCGCGCACCGCTTCCGAGCTGATCCTGTGGCTGTCGCAGTTTCTTACCGACAAGATCCAGGACCTAGTGACTGACCTCAGCGAAGCCACCGACGAAGAAGAAGAGCGCAACGACGCCGACGAGTGCTACAACCCCGACCATGGCCGGTTGCTGCAGATCCGCCGTCGCGCTGCCAGCCTGCGGCGCTTTCTCGCGCCGCAGCGGGACATTTTCGGCCAGCTGTCGCGCAGCCGCCTGCCGTGGTTCGTCGACGACGACACCGACTACTGGAACGAGCTGAACAACAGCATGACCCGCTACCTCGAAGAGCTGGAGTTGACCCGCGAACGGGTGGGGCTGCTGCTCGATGCCGAAGACCGGCGCCTGAGCGAACGGATGAACCGCACCATGTACCGTTTCGGGGTGATTACCGGCATCTTCCTGCCCATGAGCTTTCTCACTGGCCTGCTGGGTATCAACGTCGGCGGGATTCCCGGGGCGGCCAATCCTGACGGCTTCCTGGTGGCGTGCGGCCTGATCGTCGCGCTGGCCGTGGGGCAGTGGTGGCTGTACCGGCGCTTGCGCTGGCTATGA
- the rraA gene encoding ribonuclease E activity regulator RraA, whose translation MHYITPDLCDTYPDAVTALEPMFSNFGGRDSFGGQIVTVKCFEDNSRVKELVAQDGKGKVMVVDGGGSLRCALLGDMLAEQAAKSGWEGLVIYGCIRDVDVIAQTDVGVQALASHPMRSVRRGVGDVDVPVTFAGVTFQPGHYLYADNNGIIISASALSMPE comes from the coding sequence ATGCACTACATCACCCCTGACTTGTGCGATACCTACCCCGATGCGGTCACCGCCCTGGAGCCGATGTTCAGCAATTTCGGTGGGCGCGACTCCTTTGGCGGGCAGATCGTCACCGTCAAGTGCTTCGAGGACAACTCCCGCGTCAAGGAACTGGTCGCCCAGGACGGCAAGGGCAAGGTCATGGTCGTCGATGGCGGCGGCTCGCTGCGCTGTGCGCTGCTGGGTGACATGCTTGCCGAGCAGGCGGCCAAGAGCGGTTGGGAAGGGCTGGTGATCTACGGCTGCATTCGCGACGTGGATGTCATCGCACAGACCGACGTTGGCGTGCAGGCGCTGGCCAGCCACCCGATGAGGTCCGTGCGTCGCGGGGTGGGCGATGTCGATGTGCCGGTGACCTTTGCCGGTGTCACCTTCCAGCCCGGTCATTATCTGTATGCCGACAACAACGGCATCATCATTTCGGCCTCGGCCCTGAGCATGCCCGAGTAA
- a CDS encoding alpha/beta fold hydrolase produces MQSSSSIFPVALMSAERRGDLVEDVYRLKPGNSPDPSVELALTRLGRVDAPEVRGQPVVLVHGSFSNRRFWYSPKGIGLGPYLARAGFDVWIAEMRGHGLSARNQRYRDNTVADYARYDLPAIAAFVKEQSGTVPHWLGHSLGGTTLAAALGGHYLGSDEAASVALFGSQVSRIYWPLKLPPVQWSGRLLLRSFEHVSGARFKRGPEDEPIGVALESLRWHGLFGRFGDRERNWWTGLADTEVPVLAVAAEGDHQDPPWACRLLLERFGSAQRRFLCLGRKQGFSEDFDHLRMLVSQSAQAEVWPLVSDWLQHRPVGEALPSTGQEALVVQG; encoded by the coding sequence ATGCAAAGCAGCAGCTCTATTTTTCCCGTTGCCCTGATGAGCGCCGAGCGTCGCGGCGATCTGGTCGAGGATGTCTACCGCCTCAAGCCGGGCAACAGCCCCGACCCCAGCGTCGAACTGGCGCTCACTCGTCTGGGGCGCGTCGACGCGCCAGAGGTACGCGGCCAGCCGGTGGTCCTCGTACACGGCAGCTTTTCCAATCGACGCTTCTGGTATTCACCCAAAGGCATCGGCCTGGGGCCGTATCTGGCGCGCGCCGGCTTCGATGTATGGATCGCCGAGATGCGCGGGCATGGCCTGTCGGCGCGTAACCAGCGTTATCGTGACAACACCGTGGCCGACTATGCGCGCTACGACCTGCCGGCCATCGCCGCTTTCGTCAAGGAGCAAAGCGGCACGGTGCCGCATTGGCTCGGTCACTCTCTAGGCGGCACGACCCTGGCAGCCGCGCTGGGCGGGCACTACCTGGGCAGTGACGAGGCTGCCTCGGTCGCGTTGTTCGGCAGTCAGGTCAGCCGTATCTACTGGCCGTTGAAGCTGCCGCCGGTGCAGTGGTCCGGGCGCCTGCTGCTCAGGTCGTTCGAACATGTTTCCGGTGCGCGTTTCAAGCGCGGCCCCGAAGATGAGCCGATTGGCGTGGCCCTGGAAAGCTTGCGCTGGCATGGGCTGTTCGGGCGTTTCGGTGACCGCGAGCGCAACTGGTGGACCGGCCTTGCCGACACCGAGGTGCCGGTGCTGGCGGTGGCCGCCGAGGGCGATCATCAGGACCCTCCATGGGCCTGCCGGCTTCTGCTGGAACGTTTCGGTTCAGCGCAAAGGCGCTTTCTGTGCCTGGGGCGCAAGCAGGGCTTCAGCGAGGATTTCGACCATTTGCGCATGCTGGTCAGCCAGTCGGCCCAGGCCGAGGTCTGGCCATTGGTCAGCGACTGGCTGCAGCACCGTCCGGTGGGCGAAGCCTTGCCGAGCACCGGTCAAGAGGCTTTGGTCGTACAGGGCTGA
- the ppsA gene encoding phosphoenolpyruvate synthase produces MEHVGGKNASLGEMISNLAGAGVSVPGGFATTAQAYRDFLELSGLNDQIHAALDALDVDDVNALAKTGAQIRQWIMDAEFPERLDTEIRQAFDKLSAGNPNLAVAVRSSATAEDLPDASFAGQQETFLNIRGVDNVIRAAKEVFASLFNDRAISYRVHQGFDHKLVALSAGVQRMVRSETGTAGVMFTLDTESGFRDVVFITGAYGLGETVVQGAVNPDEFYVHKDTLAAGRPAILRRNLGSKAIKMIYGDEAKAGRSVKTVDVDAADRARFCLTEAEVTELAKQAVIIEKHYKAPMDIEWAKDGDDGKLYIVQARPETVKSRSNGNVMERYLLKEKGNVLVEGRAIGQRIGAGKVRIIRDVSEMDKVQAGDVLVSDMTDPDWEPVMKRASAIVTNRGGRTCHAAIIARELGIPAVVGCGHATELLKDGQGVTVSCAEGDTGFIFEGELGFDIKTNSVDAMPELPFKIMMNVGNPDRAFDFAQLPNEGVGLARLEFIINRMIGVHPKALLNYADLPADIKDSVDKRVSGYSDPVSFYVDKLVEGISTLAAAFTPKKVIVRLSDFKSNEYANLIGGKLYEPEEENPMLGFRGASRYISENFRDCFELECRALKRVREDMGLTNVEIMVPFVRTLGEASQVIELLAANGLKRGENGLRIIMMCELPSNALLAEEFLEYFDGFSIGSNDLTQLTLGLDRDSGVIAHLFDERNPAVKKLLSNAIQACNKAGKYIGICGQGPSDHPDLARWLMEQGIESVSLNPDSVLETWFFLAEGQASA; encoded by the coding sequence GTGGAGCACGTGGGAGGCAAGAACGCATCCCTCGGCGAAATGATCAGCAACCTCGCAGGTGCTGGCGTTTCGGTGCCCGGTGGTTTCGCTACAACGGCCCAGGCCTATCGTGATTTCCTTGAGCTGAGCGGTCTGAACGATCAGATCCACGCAGCCCTGGACGCCCTGGACGTCGATGACGTCAACGCCCTGGCCAAGACCGGCGCGCAGATCCGCCAGTGGATCATGGATGCCGAATTCCCCGAGCGCCTCGACACCGAGATTCGCCAGGCCTTCGACAAACTGTCGGCCGGCAACCCGAACCTGGCCGTGGCCGTGCGCTCCTCGGCGACCGCCGAAGACCTGCCGGACGCCTCCTTCGCCGGCCAGCAGGAAACCTTCCTCAACATCCGTGGCGTCGACAACGTGATCCGCGCCGCCAAGGAAGTCTTCGCCTCGCTGTTCAACGACCGCGCCATTTCCTACCGCGTGCATCAGGGCTTCGACCACAAGCTGGTTGCCCTGTCCGCCGGCGTGCAGCGCATGGTGCGTTCGGAAACCGGCACCGCTGGGGTGATGTTCACCCTGGACACCGAGTCGGGCTTCCGCGACGTGGTGTTCATCACCGGCGCCTATGGCCTGGGCGAGACCGTGGTGCAGGGTGCAGTCAACCCTGACGAATTCTACGTGCACAAGGACACGCTGGCCGCCGGCCGCCCGGCGATCCTGCGCCGCAACCTGGGCAGCAAGGCCATCAAGATGATCTACGGCGACGAGGCCAAGGCCGGTCGTTCGGTCAAGACCGTCGATGTCGACGCCGCCGACCGCGCACGCTTCTGCCTCACCGAGGCAGAGGTCACCGAGCTGGCCAAGCAGGCGGTGATCATCGAAAAGCACTACAAGGCGCCGATGGACATCGAATGGGCCAAGGACGGTGACGACGGCAAGCTGTACATCGTGCAGGCCCGCCCGGAAACCGTTAAGAGCCGCAGCAACGGCAACGTCATGGAACGCTACCTGCTCAAGGAGAAGGGCAACGTGCTGGTGGAAGGCCGCGCCATCGGCCAGCGCATCGGCGCGGGCAAGGTGCGGATCATCCGTGACGTGTCGGAGATGGACAAGGTCCAGGCGGGCGACGTGCTGGTTTCCGACATGACTGACCCGGATTGGGAACCGGTGATGAAACGCGCCAGCGCCATCGTCACCAACCGTGGCGGGCGTACCTGTCACGCGGCGATCATCGCTCGCGAGCTGGGCATCCCGGCGGTCGTCGGCTGCGGCCACGCCACCGAGCTGCTCAAGGATGGTCAGGGCGTGACGGTGTCCTGTGCCGAGGGCGACACCGGTTTCATCTTCGAAGGCGAACTGGGCTTCGACATCAAGACCAACTCGGTCGATGCCATGCCGGAGCTGCCGTTCAAGATCATGATGAACGTCGGCAACCCCGACCGCGCTTTCGATTTCGCCCAGTTGCCCAACGAAGGGGTGGGCCTGGCGCGTCTGGAATTCATCATCAACCGCATGATCGGCGTGCACCCCAAGGCGCTGCTCAACTACGCCGACCTGCCGGCAGATATCAAGGACAGTGTCGACAAGCGCGTGTCCGGCTACAGCGACCCGGTGAGCTTCTACGTCGACAAGCTGGTCGAGGGCATCAGCACACTGGCCGCCGCGTTCACGCCGAAGAAGGTCATCGTGCGCCTGTCGGACTTCAAGTCCAACGAGTACGCCAACCTGATCGGCGGCAAGCTCTACGAGCCGGAAGAAGAGAACCCGATGCTCGGCTTCCGTGGCGCATCGCGCTACATCAGCGAGAACTTCCGTGATTGCTTCGAGCTGGAATGCCGTGCCCTCAAGCGTGTGCGTGAAGACATGGGCCTGACCAACGTCGAGATCATGGTGCCCTTCGTGCGTACCCTGGGCGAGGCGAGCCAGGTCATCGAGCTGCTGGCCGCCAATGGCCTGAAGCGCGGTGAGAACGGGCTGCGCATCATCATGATGTGCGAGCTGCCATCCAACGCGTTGCTGGCCGAGGAGTTCCTCGAGTATTTCGACGGCTTCTCCATCGGTTCCAACGACCTGACCCAGCTGACCCTGGGGCTGGACCGCGACTCCGGAGTGATCGCCCACCTGTTCGACGAGCGCAATCCGGCGGTCAAGAAGCTGCTGTCCAATGCCATCCAGGCCTGTAACAAGGCCGGCAAGTACATCGGCATCTGTGGCCAGGGCCCTTCGGACCACCCGGACCTGGCGCGCTGGCTGATGGAGCAGGGCATCGAAAGCGTTTCGCTGAACCCGGACTCGGTGCTGGAAACCTGGTTCTTCCTCGCCGAAGGCCAGGCGTCGGCCTGA
- a CDS encoding pyruvate, water dikinase regulatory protein: MKRSAFFISDGTGITAETLGQSLLAQFENTTFNKFTRPYIDSVEKARAMVMQINLAAERDEARPIIFDTIVNQEIREILATSNGFMIDIFSTFLAPLEQELSSHSSYSVGKSHSIGHNSNYMERIEAVNFALDNDDGARTHYYDKADIILVGVSRCGKTPTCLYMAMQFGIRAANYPLTEEDMERLQLPAALKNHRDKLFGLTIDPDRLTAIRHERKPNSRYASYAQCEFEVREVENLFRRENIPHLNSTHFSVEEISAKVLVEKGVERRFK, from the coding sequence ATGAAACGATCCGCGTTCTTTATCTCCGATGGCACCGGCATCACCGCCGAAACGCTTGGTCAAAGCTTGCTGGCACAGTTTGAAAACACGACCTTCAACAAGTTCACCCGCCCCTACATCGACAGCGTCGAGAAGGCCCGGGCCATGGTCATGCAGATCAACCTGGCTGCCGAACGCGACGAGGCCCGGCCGATCATCTTCGATACCATCGTCAACCAGGAAATCCGCGAGATCCTGGCCACTTCCAATGGCTTCATGATCGACATCTTCTCGACCTTCCTGGCCCCGCTGGAACAGGAGCTTAGTTCACACTCCTCGTATTCGGTGGGCAAGTCGCATTCCATTGGTCACAACTCCAACTACATGGAACGCATCGAGGCGGTGAACTTCGCCCTGGACAACGACGACGGCGCGCGCACCCACTACTACGACAAGGCCGACATCATCCTGGTCGGCGTGTCGCGCTGCGGCAAGACCCCGACCTGCCTGTACATGGCCATGCAGTTCGGCATTCGCGCCGCCAACTACCCGCTGACTGAAGAAGACATGGAACGCCTGCAACTGCCGGCGGCGCTGAAGAACCATCGCGACAAGCTGTTCGGCCTGACCATCGACCCCGACCGCCTGACCGCCATCCGCCACGAGCGCAAGCCCAACAGCCGCTACGCCAGTTATGCGCAGTGCGAGTTCGAAGTCCGTGAGGTAGAGAACCTGTTCCGCCGCGAGAACATCCCGCACCTCAACTCCACGCATTTCTCGGTGGAAGAAATCTCGGCCAAGGTGCTGGTGGAAAAAGGCGTGGAGCGACGTTTCAAGTAG
- the yfcF gene encoding glutathione transferase yields the protein MHPEPLRLYVDARFVSPYALSAFVALCEKGLAFETVQVDLNNAAQHQAHYAGLSLTHRVPTLVQGDFALSESSAITEYLDESFPGQRLYPQAVQARAKARQVQAWLRSDLLPIRSERNTLVVFCGHQVAAPLSADAQRAADKLFKAALALLPDDREYLFGEWSIADVELAVMLNRLVLNGDPVPARLADYAAHQWQRPSVQQWLDLPRA from the coding sequence ATGCACCCTGAGCCGCTGCGCCTTTACGTCGACGCCCGCTTTGTCAGCCCTTACGCCCTTTCGGCCTTCGTCGCCCTGTGCGAAAAGGGTCTGGCCTTCGAGACCGTGCAGGTGGACCTCAACAACGCCGCCCAGCACCAGGCGCACTATGCCGGCCTGTCGCTGACGCACCGGGTGCCGACCCTGGTGCAAGGCGATTTCGCGCTCTCCGAATCCTCGGCCATTACCGAATACCTGGACGAAAGCTTCCCTGGCCAGCGCCTTTATCCTCAGGCTGTGCAGGCGCGGGCCAAGGCCCGCCAGGTGCAGGCCTGGCTACGCAGCGACCTGCTGCCGATCCGCAGTGAGCGCAATACCCTGGTGGTGTTCTGCGGGCACCAGGTCGCCGCGCCCCTGTCCGCCGATGCCCAGCGGGCAGCGGACAAGCTGTTCAAGGCCGCACTGGCCCTGCTGCCGGACGACCGTGAATACCTGTTCGGCGAATGGTCGATCGCCGACGTGGAACTGGCGGTAATGCTCAACCGCCTGGTGCTCAACGGCGACCCGGTTCCCGCCAGGCTCGCAGACTACGCCGCGCACCAGTGGCAACGGCCTTCGGTGCAGCAATGGCTG